A stretch of DNA from Skermanella mucosa:
GAACTCCGACAAGGGAAATCCGGATGTTCGGTTATCTCGGAAAACGCGCCCTCCACAGCGTCGTCTCGGTCCTGGGACTGCTGGTGCTCGTCTTCTTCCTGACGCGGCTGACCGGCGACCCGTCCTACCTCTTCCTGCCGCTCGACGCGACGCCGCAGGCGCGCGAAGCCTTCTCCAGGCTCCACGGCTTCGACCAGCCCCTCTACGTCCAATTCTTCGCCTATCTGGGCGACCTGCTCCATCTCGATTTCGGGGAGTCGCTGCGCCAGAACCGCTCGGCGATGGAGGTGGCGCTGGAAGCCTTTCCCCAGACGCTGAAGCTCGCCGTGCTCGCGATGACCTTCGCCTTCGCCCTGGCGCTGGTCGTCGGGTCGCTGGCGGCGGCGAGGCCGGGAAGCCCGTTCGACCGGTTCGCCAGCCTCGTGTCGCTGGCCGGGGCCAGCGCGCCCGACTTCTGGGTGGCGATCGTCGGCATCCTGGTCTTCGCCGTCAGCCTCGACCTGCTGCCGACCTCCGGGACCGGCTCGGCGGCCCACTGGATCATGCCGGTCGCCGTCCTGATGCTGCGTCCCTTCGGCCTGCTGGTCCAGGTCGTCCGGGGCACGATGATCGGCGCCCTGTCCTCGCCCTACGTCAAGACCGCGCGGGCCAAGGGGGTGGGGCGGCGGAAGATCATCTTCTCCCACGCGCTGCGCAACT
This window harbors:
- a CDS encoding ABC transporter permease; the encoded protein is MFGYLGKRALHSVVSVLGLLVLVFFLTRLTGDPSYLFLPLDATPQAREAFSRLHGFDQPLYVQFFAYLGDLLHLDFGESLRQNRSAMEVALEAFPQTLKLAVLAMTFAFALALVVGSLAAARPGSPFDRFASLVSLAGASAPDFWVAIVGILVFAVSLDLLPTSGTGSAAHWIMPVAVLMLRPFGLLVQVVRGTMIGALSSPYVKTARAKGVGRRKIIFSHALRNSLLPVVTVAGDLATSLVNGAVVVETVFGWPGIGKLMIDAIIQRDFAVVQSTVLVTATAIFLLNIAIDILYAVLDPRIRYQTS